A stretch of the Candidatus Limnocylindrales bacterium genome encodes the following:
- a CDS encoding thioesterase family protein, producing MSERLHETCVELEVPFHDVDPLGIVWHGHYYKYLEIARTRLLRSRGLDAGDVIGPRFRFLVVETRCRYAWPLRYGDQLRVSAWFGDLRHRIRIAYEVTNLTASRRSARAHTILATTDLEGRLLLETPDRIVRRIHGQAE from the coding sequence ATGAGCGAGCGCCTCCACGAAACGTGCGTGGAGCTGGAGGTGCCGTTTCACGACGTCGACCCGCTCGGCATCGTCTGGCACGGGCACTACTACAAGTACCTGGAGATCGCGCGCACCCGCCTGCTGCGGTCGCGCGGCCTCGATGCCGGCGACGTCATCGGCCCGCGCTTCCGTTTTCTCGTCGTCGAGACGCGCTGTCGCTACGCCTGGCCGCTGCGCTACGGGGACCAGCTGCGCGTGTCGGCGTGGTTCGGCGATCTTCGCCACCGCATCCGCATCGCCTACGAAGTCACCAACCTGACGGCGTCGCGGCGCTCGGCGCGGGCTCATACGATTTTGGCGACGACGGATCTGGAAGGGCGCCTGCTGCTGGAGACTCCCGATCGCATCGTTCGGCGCATCCATGGACAGGCCGAATAG
- a CDS encoding outer membrane lipoprotein carrier protein LolA: MDRPNRHRRNGLPRAPLCLHASRLLARASTPLRVVALAILLSAAPAAMLAAGAEQAQTLSALMEGMRSTTGVVAQFEETKHLALLSQPLVARGTVYFVPPDRLVREVSSPGRSRLVVDGDKVVFEDETGRNAMNLSGSPMARQMIDSFVVLFNGDEKRLHELYDVQFSADAGTWKLRLVPRSMPLSRMVASFEMTGRQARIDRMEMAEPDGDRTTTVFGTTDSSHRFTAEELKKLFGEDPAS; the protein is encoded by the coding sequence ATGGACAGGCCGAATAGGCACCGCCGCAACGGCCTGCCCCGTGCGCCGCTGTGCCTGCACGCAAGCCGGCTGCTCGCGCGTGCAAGCACGCCGCTGCGCGTCGTCGCATTGGCGATCCTCCTCTCGGCCGCGCCTGCGGCGATGCTTGCCGCCGGCGCCGAGCAGGCGCAGACGCTGTCGGCGCTCATGGAAGGCATGCGGTCGACCACCGGCGTGGTGGCGCAGTTCGAGGAGACCAAGCACCTGGCGCTGCTGTCGCAGCCGCTGGTGGCCAGGGGCACGGTCTACTTCGTTCCGCCCGATCGGCTGGTGCGCGAGGTGAGCAGCCCCGGACGCTCGCGGCTGGTCGTCGATGGCGACAAGGTCGTCTTCGAGGACGAGACCGGGCGCAATGCCATGAACCTGTCGGGCAGCCCGATGGCCCGGCAGATGATCGACAGCTTCGTGGTGCTGTTCAACGGCGACGAGAAGCGCCTGCACGAGCTCTACGACGTGCAGTTCTCGGCGGACGCCGGAACCTGGAAGCTGCGTCTGGTGCCGCGCTCGATGCCGCTCAGCCGCATGGTCGCGTCCTTCGAGATGACGGGCCGCCAGGCGCGCATCGATCGCATGGAGATGGCCGAGCCCGACGGCGACCGCACGACCACTGTGTTCGGCACCACCGACTCGTCGCATCGCTTCACTGCGGAGGAGCTGAAGAAGCTGTTCGGGGAAGATCCCGCATCGTGA